From a region of the Lactuca sativa cultivar Salinas chromosome 4, Lsat_Salinas_v11, whole genome shotgun sequence genome:
- the LOC128133709 gene encoding uncharacterized protein LOC128133709 produces MNKDLMEKYHKRSRQENYKVVKSLKASKIKDGELVSSHVQRMQRYVDRLVRLNVHFDEELDIDIVLNSLPSCYDQFILTYHLNNNETTLSQFHNLLRIAEAGMKGKSISSTPASAPVLAIGQGNGKKRKGPPKQNCKGKSQDGSSKNGPKGAKKK; encoded by the exons ATGAACAaagaccttatggaaaagtaccataagcgatcTCGTCAAGAAAATTACAAGGTGGTAAAGTCCCTCAAAGCAAGCAAAATCAAAGATGGAGAGTTAGTTAGCAGCCACGTGCAAAGGATGCAACGATACGTGGATCGCCTTGTTAGGCTAAATGTGCATTTTGATGAGGAGTTGGATATTGACATAGTTTTGAACTCCTTACctagttgttatgatcagttcatcttgacctatcatttgaacaacaatgAAACCACTTTGTCTCAATTTCACAACCTCCTGCGAATAGCTGAAGCAGGGATGAAGGGAAAGAGTATTTCCTCCACTCCTGCTAGTGCTCCCGTtctggctattggtcaagggaatgggaagaagaggaaaggtcctccaaaACAGAACTGTAAGGGAAAGTCTCAAGATGGGTCGTCAAAAAATGGACCCAAAG gggctaagaagaagtga